A genomic window from Sporosarcina sp. Marseille-Q4063 includes:
- the essB gene encoding type VII secretion protein EssB yields the protein MNEKTIELESMTYQFDIEKDCWKLRLAKSQTSIKDFRQLALITERTDFFVPAEVEEEHDVYVFSFTVNEKMKKWADIEKLGRNDKLRALCNVGRFQECLPTRTTFFLHPDNLVFNDNLIPTIIYRGIRDLVPPFTTDSSKFLHQYKCLAIALFSKKYSFDELYNGSINNANETEFERKIGEIADVSALIKFLEANYENEQKTTERTMQLVPKKQFRLFKQLSIMMIALSIILAAPLAYFSFVKVPYQNKLLAAHHDFLAADYGKVISDLEEQKAEKLPNSTKYILAYAYIDVEKLDPAPKSVIMRNISLKSDSNYLLYWIYNGQGKLEESTDLAKYMDDPVLILYGLIKQIEQVNSNPKLTGSEREEQVKSLREQLENYREQYNLRPEDDLTNPDSDYEPGEAEQGDVEEKTEPDNPESDEVDTTDEE from the coding sequence ATGAACGAAAAAACAATAGAACTTGAGTCGATGACTTATCAGTTTGACATAGAGAAAGACTGTTGGAAGTTGCGTCTTGCGAAATCACAGACGTCTATTAAGGATTTTCGACAACTAGCACTTATTACTGAACGAACAGACTTTTTTGTGCCCGCTGAAGTGGAGGAAGAGCATGATGTATATGTTTTTTCATTTACAGTAAATGAAAAAATGAAGAAGTGGGCGGATATAGAAAAACTCGGACGCAATGACAAATTGCGTGCATTATGCAATGTAGGTAGATTTCAAGAATGTTTGCCTACGCGAACGACATTTTTTCTTCACCCAGACAACCTAGTATTTAATGATAATCTAATTCCCACTATTATTTATCGTGGCATTCGCGATTTAGTGCCGCCTTTTACAACTGACTCTTCAAAATTTCTCCATCAGTATAAATGTCTAGCGATTGCACTTTTTTCAAAAAAGTATAGTTTTGACGAACTGTACAACGGCTCGATCAATAATGCGAATGAAACCGAATTTGAACGTAAAATCGGTGAAATCGCAGATGTTTCCGCACTTATAAAATTTTTAGAAGCAAATTATGAAAATGAACAAAAGACAACTGAACGAACTATGCAGCTTGTGCCGAAAAAACAGTTCCGGCTCTTTAAGCAACTTTCAATTATGATGATTGCATTATCGATCATACTTGCCGCTCCGCTCGCTTATTTCAGCTTTGTAAAAGTGCCGTATCAAAACAAACTATTAGCTGCGCATCATGATTTTCTGGCAGCAGATTACGGAAAAGTAATTAGTGACTTGGAAGAGCAAAAAGCTGAGAAGTTGCCAAACTCTACAAAATACATACTCGCTTACGCCTACATTGATGTAGAAAAATTAGACCCCGCTCCAAAATCAGTCATCATGAGAAATATTAGTTTGAAAAGCGACAGTAATTATTTATTGTACTGGATTTATAATGGTCAAGGAAAACTTGAAGAATCTACGGATTTGGCGAAATATATGGATGATCCAGTCTTGATTTTATATGGCTTGATCAAACAAATTGAGCAAGTCAATAGCAATCCGAAGTTAACGGGTTCTGAACGTGAAGAGCAAGTTAAATCATTAAGAGAGCAACTTGAAAATTACAGAGAACAATATAATCTGCGGCCTGAAGATGATTTAACAAATCCAGATTCTGACTATGAACCGGGAGAGGCGGAGCAGGGGGATGTTGAAGAAAAAACTGAACCGGATAATCCCGAATCAGACGAGGTAGATACGACGGATGAGGAATAA
- the esaA gene encoding type VII secretion protein EsaA has product MKKIESKVLLFLCLVLILSGGITYLALHQSSTGKVDDEVLKMTVAIVNEDQGATFDGTEVDFGHEFIKSIERDPSHDWYVVSRGVAENGFENNAYNMMIVIPKDFSEKALSIDEEFPEKINLNYKINATGNKDVVAEAEKTAGAILGDFNRRIIDVYFASVIGNLQDAQANISTIVEKEAVYTNTYKNAVHSPLMQYTSQFENIQDNTQVSKDSFDGLKEILSAFEEALQDDVNSNEDYLTVFNDLNKMHELNTVSLKDFSNQLSSLDSAMHNQELLQQLRNLELANKEIYDQFQEREKENDRATILSEASAIQTYFRTTNEKLSGFNADLKETLESELDEKVAGRLKDAFTDSFDGKDINLTKLFQQPDNNIHEILKRQIAKLPTLSSKDLEGLGLSETSMMQLNNVIAVTDKYNKEFVESPVQPKNSVPLVNQINEIKKLLIKNGVEVTDSVKIPATKKWGQEFTLAIPEAYEVAGVFLTLPGKNERNYTRTYQKHKRIWLQATSADKFGVRVVLKLKEDASNNIDVFQPVTWSWKLQQKNVGEVDLPEPEPEPEDPVDPIDPIDPVNPEVPEAPVNPDLESEDLNPESTENTVGIENNDEGQTEEAIEESIIPENQDDDEISVTDSEDQEDSVETEDSALIPLVPALPIKPEPITIKDNYITHKIMSPLTDDATDKVIGATANTVREYQKALMLYGVYFGLDMESPQLIQQLEQSGLKELATKKDSSLYYLFNKKDIVELLTDYVVGNIKGHVTAQVREQVEGLQSGINEYSVLVADADRNSQQLTAILKDTTEQAHVMNGALEKTLNELMEWRKASIALLEEQEAIASNKNEEQATLISLDGQFSSLLSGSQSLVEQAKGNLQSADGVYQTFDTIDDQAKVIQESGTTLVTQADTLATNMTDKLIENQSFADNFAGVLENSRIGDRPNENLYSFLSNPVESKNAGVISTGNSLPPYFLVLICFIVSLFTAYAISTNDRKRMQKDSFEVENTLVGGNMPITLITASIALVEGLVIGIVSGNLLNIAPGKFLLWVALIVLTMLAMLLVSTYLLRQLKMIGMFVLLIMLSLYLFSTEALGSDFDKLSLASTIRKYSPLQYIESLFTGFAKGVADHQWIIIVLAGLMLLALVANLFVVNRSRKEEGIKDEGVTEAL; this is encoded by the coding sequence ATGAAAAAGATAGAGAGTAAGGTTTTGTTGTTCTTATGTTTGGTACTTATCCTCTCCGGGGGGATTACATATTTAGCTCTCCACCAATCTTCTACCGGCAAAGTTGACGATGAAGTTTTAAAAATGACCGTCGCTATTGTCAATGAAGACCAGGGAGCAACGTTCGACGGAACAGAAGTCGATTTCGGTCATGAATTCATTAAAAGCATAGAAAGAGATCCTTCACACGATTGGTATGTCGTGAGTCGGGGCGTTGCCGAAAATGGATTTGAGAACAATGCTTATAACATGATGATTGTTATTCCGAAAGACTTCTCCGAAAAGGCATTATCAATTGATGAGGAATTCCCAGAGAAAATCAATTTAAATTATAAAATTAACGCAACTGGAAATAAAGATGTCGTAGCGGAAGCGGAAAAAACGGCAGGTGCCATTTTAGGAGACTTTAACCGTCGAATTATTGACGTTTATTTTGCTAGTGTCATTGGGAACTTGCAAGATGCGCAGGCGAATATTAGTACAATCGTGGAAAAAGAAGCAGTTTATACGAACACTTATAAAAACGCGGTTCATAGTCCACTTATGCAATATACTTCGCAATTTGAAAACATCCAAGACAATACACAAGTATCAAAAGACAGTTTTGATGGTCTGAAAGAAATTTTATCTGCATTTGAAGAGGCTTTACAGGATGACGTGAATTCAAATGAAGACTATTTGACTGTTTTTAATGATTTAAATAAAATGCACGAACTAAATACCGTTTCATTAAAAGATTTTTCAAATCAACTTAGCAGCTTAGATAGCGCCATGCATAATCAAGAACTTCTTCAGCAACTGCGAAACTTGGAACTGGCGAATAAAGAGATTTATGATCAGTTTCAAGAAAGGGAAAAGGAAAATGATAGAGCAACAATACTTTCAGAGGCTTCCGCCATTCAAACGTATTTTAGAACGACAAATGAAAAGTTAAGTGGTTTTAATGCAGATCTAAAAGAAACGCTCGAGTCTGAGTTAGATGAAAAAGTAGCGGGACGGTTAAAGGATGCCTTTACCGATTCATTTGATGGCAAAGATATAAATTTAACCAAGCTATTTCAGCAACCTGACAATAACATCCATGAAATTTTGAAGCGACAAATTGCTAAATTACCAACGTTGTCTTCTAAAGACCTTGAAGGACTAGGTTTATCTGAAACTAGCATGATGCAATTGAATAATGTGATTGCTGTCACAGATAAATATAATAAGGAATTTGTCGAATCGCCGGTTCAACCCAAAAACAGTGTTCCGCTTGTCAATCAAATAAATGAAATTAAAAAACTTTTGATAAAAAATGGCGTAGAGGTAACGGACTCCGTCAAAATACCAGCAACGAAAAAATGGGGGCAAGAATTTACACTAGCGATTCCCGAAGCGTATGAAGTTGCGGGCGTATTTTTAACATTACCCGGTAAAAATGAACGTAACTATACGAGAACCTATCAAAAACATAAAAGGATTTGGCTACAGGCTACCTCCGCAGATAAATTCGGTGTTCGAGTTGTTCTTAAACTAAAAGAAGATGCGAGCAACAACATTGATGTTTTCCAACCGGTTACGTGGAGTTGGAAGTTGCAACAAAAGAACGTTGGAGAGGTCGATCTTCCAGAGCCTGAACCTGAACCAGAGGATCCAGTAGACCCAATAGACCCAATAGACCCGGTAAATCCGGAAGTACCCGAAGCACCTGTCAACCCAGACCTGGAATCCGAGGACTTAAATCCGGAATCTACTGAGAATACGGTCGGCATTGAAAATAATGATGAGGGTCAAACGGAAGAAGCAATCGAAGAAAGCATTATTCCGGAAAATCAAGATGATGACGAAATATCCGTGACGGATTCGGAGGACCAGGAAGATTCAGTGGAAACAGAGGACTCGGCGTTAATTCCGCTAGTCCCGGCACTTCCAATAAAACCGGAGCCAATAACTATTAAAGACAACTACATCACCCATAAAATCATGTCGCCACTTACGGATGATGCTACTGATAAAGTGATTGGCGCTACTGCAAATACGGTAAGGGAATATCAAAAAGCGCTAATGTTGTATGGTGTTTATTTTGGTCTTGATATGGAAAGTCCACAACTGATTCAACAACTGGAACAAAGTGGGTTGAAAGAATTAGCCACCAAGAAAGATTCTTCACTTTATTATTTATTCAATAAAAAAGACATTGTTGAATTACTAACAGATTATGTAGTTGGAAATATTAAAGGACACGTCACAGCCCAAGTTCGCGAACAAGTAGAAGGGCTGCAAAGTGGAATTAACGAGTACAGCGTCCTTGTAGCGGATGCTGATCGTAATTCGCAACAGCTGACAGCTATCTTAAAAGACACGACAGAACAGGCGCATGTCATGAACGGCGCGTTGGAAAAAACGCTCAATGAATTGATGGAATGGCGTAAGGCTAGTATTGCGTTGCTAGAAGAACAAGAAGCCATTGCTTCCAATAAAAACGAAGAGCAAGCAACGCTTATTTCCTTAGATGGTCAGTTCTCGTCGCTATTATCCGGAAGCCAGTCGCTTGTGGAACAAGCAAAAGGCAATCTGCAATCTGCGGATGGCGTATACCAAACTTTTGACACGATCGATGATCAGGCAAAAGTTATTCAAGAGAGCGGGACGACATTAGTTACCCAAGCAGATACATTGGCTACGAATATGACGGATAAGTTAATCGAAAATCAGAGCTTTGCAGATAACTTTGCAGGCGTGCTTGAAAACAGCCGAATCGGTGACAGGCCAAACGAAAATCTGTATAGCTTTTTATCGAACCCTGTTGAATCAAAAAATGCTGGCGTTATTTCCACCGGGAATTCATTACCACCCTATTTCCTAGTCTTAATTTGCTTTATCGTTTCATTATTTACTGCGTATGCAATTTCTACGAATGATAGAAAACGAATGCAAAAGGATTCTTTTGAGGTAGAAAATACGTTAGTAGGCGGGAATATGCCAATCACATTGATTACCGCAAGTATTGCTCTTGTAGAAGGGTTGGTTATAGGAATTGTTTCGGGTAATTTATTAAATATTGCACCAGGCAAGTTCTTATTATGGGTTGCGTTAATCGTCTTAACTATGCTCGCAATGCTTCTAGTTTCAACTTATCTATTAAGACAATTAAAAATGATTGGGATGTTTGTGCTCTTGATTATGTTGAGTTTGTATTTATTCTCAACGGAAGCACTCGGATCTGACTTTGATAAGTTATCACTTGCATCAACAATTCGGAAGTATTCACCATTGCAGTATATCGAATCGCTTTTTACTGGTTTTGCTAAAGGCGTTGCAGATCATCAATGGATTATTATCGTCCTTGCAGGTCTAATGTTGTTGGCGCTGGTCGCTAACTTGTTCGTTGTGAACCGCTCTAGAAAGGAAGAAGGGATTAAAGATGAAGGGGTTACTGAAGCACTGTAG
- a CDS encoding WXG100 family type VII secretion target: MSGQIRMSPAELADKAKRYGRSGDQIDQILKDLTILQTDLQSQWEGKAFTQFQAQFDELSPKVQNFAHLMREIEGQLTKTADAVARQDEELSRNFGLR; the protein is encoded by the coding sequence ATGTCAGGACAAATTCGTATGAGTCCAGCAGAATTAGCGGACAAAGCAAAACGCTACGGTCGTAGTGGAGACCAAATTGATCAAATCTTAAAGGATTTAACAATCCTGCAAACTGATTTGCAAAGCCAGTGGGAAGGTAAAGCATTTACACAGTTCCAAGCTCAGTTTGATGAACTATCCCCTAAAGTTCAAAACTTCGCTCACCTTATGCGTGAAATTGAAGGGCAATTAACGAAGACAGCAGATGCAGTAGCTCGTCAAGACGAAGAACTATCGCGTAACTTTGGGCTTCGCTAA
- the essA gene encoding type VII secretion protein EssA, translated as MKGLLKHCSIVIALSIAFLTMLSYQVSADDPSSPSGKLQLKTDRIGQDRKTKPQVDKKTELENSFPDLFKEETQAVIEAKQKELRQENEDLKQMLFKTENEKDITIEETMKTLFTSDYTAPKASVANDDTNEGDGGIMGNTLFSSLIGMVVLLCGGIFAVMRKMVE; from the coding sequence ATGAAGGGGTTACTGAAGCACTGTAGTATTGTCATTGCTCTATCAATCGCATTCCTTACGATGTTGTCATATCAAGTTTCAGCCGATGATCCATCCAGTCCTAGCGGGAAATTGCAATTGAAAACAGATCGTATCGGTCAAGACAGAAAAACGAAACCGCAGGTGGATAAAAAGACGGAACTTGAAAATAGTTTTCCCGACTTATTTAAAGAAGAAACACAAGCAGTAATTGAAGCAAAGCAAAAAGAGCTGAGGCAGGAGAATGAAGACTTAAAGCAAATGCTTTTTAAAACAGAGAATGAGAAGGACATCACGATAGAAGAAACAATGAAAACATTATTTACTAGTGATTATACAGCTCCGAAAGCGTCGGTTGCTAATGACGATACAAACGAAGGTGATGGCGGAATAATGGGCAATACATTGTTTTCTTCATTAATCGGGATGGTCGTTCTCCTGTGCGGCGGCATATTTGCTGTTATGAGAAAAATGGTGGAGTGA
- a CDS encoding RNA polymerase sigma factor, with protein MQDEDYMRQLSFGNDSALDTLVFRYHKPLYGYVYRLLKDEKLAEDIVQDTFMKIYQQGQKGYTPDSFKPWMYKIATNCCRDYWRKASTKREHSTDRIVEVHGKLHHIIDRQLERQWMIDSLEQLSPDYRMVLYLRFYQDLQYAEIASALEIPLGTVKTWISRGLKQLEQILLEDEQKGAGVNE; from the coding sequence ATGCAAGATGAAGATTATATGCGCCAATTATCATTCGGGAATGACTCGGCATTAGACACACTTGTTTTCCGGTATCATAAACCTCTGTATGGCTATGTGTACCGATTGCTGAAGGATGAAAAGCTAGCCGAGGATATTGTTCAAGATACGTTTATGAAGATTTATCAGCAGGGACAAAAAGGGTATACTCCAGATTCCTTTAAACCGTGGATGTATAAAATCGCGACAAATTGTTGTCGTGATTATTGGCGTAAAGCATCTACGAAAAGAGAGCATTCCACAGATAGAATTGTGGAAGTACACGGCAAGCTTCATCATATTATAGATCGCCAGCTTGAACGTCAATGGATGATTGACTCCTTGGAACAATTGTCGCCTGATTACCGAATGGTTCTGTATTTACGGTTTTATCAAGATTTACAGTACGCGGAAATTGCTTCAGCATTGGAAATTCCTTTGGGCACGGTGAAAACTTGGATTTCGAGGGGTTTAAAACAACTGGAGCAAATTTTACTGGAAGATGAGCAGAAAGGGGCGGGCGTCAATGAATGA
- a CDS encoding ATP-binding cassette domain-containing protein gives MRIALTNVGFTIENVGVLHEITCSFKSGITYVVGKNGAGKSTLLKVIATATSPNQGTINYTKLIRDEKIGTHRLPLTVEEVRKVIGFMPQHFTGHAEMTVERYLTYMAFHKGIPHAQVKALLNAWLNDANLLKLKRKKLRNLSGGQLQKVGLIQALLNQPRICILDEPFEGLDTEEKLFFKRVIQRLSFHSIVIISTHLLEEINQSEDNSVLYMDEGELCLYGGVDELDEVVKKLTVLNEK, from the coding sequence GTGAGAATCGCACTTACAAATGTAGGGTTCACAATAGAGAATGTCGGCGTTTTACATGAAATCACATGCTCATTTAAATCAGGAATTACGTACGTTGTCGGGAAAAATGGGGCAGGAAAAAGCACGCTTTTAAAAGTGATTGCGACCGCCACATCACCCAATCAAGGAACGATAAATTATACAAAATTAATCCGCGATGAAAAAATTGGAACACATCGCTTGCCCTTAACGGTCGAGGAAGTAAGGAAAGTCATTGGTTTTATGCCCCAGCATTTTACAGGTCATGCTGAAATGACGGTTGAACGATATTTAACCTATATGGCTTTCCATAAGGGGATTCCTCATGCACAGGTTAAAGCTTTACTGAATGCATGGTTAAATGATGCTAACTTATTAAAGCTTAAACGAAAAAAACTTCGAAACCTTTCAGGCGGGCAACTACAAAAAGTGGGGTTGATCCAAGCGCTTCTTAACCAACCACGTATTTGTATTTTGGATGAACCTTTTGAGGGTCTAGACACGGAGGAGAAGCTGTTTTTTAAACGTGTAATCCAGCGACTTTCATTTCATAGCATTGTAATTATTAGCACACATTTGCTTGAAGAAATTAATCAATCAGAAGACAACAGCGTCCTCTACATGGATGAAGGGGAGCTGTGCCTTTACGGCGGTGTTGATGAACTTGATGAGGTAGTAAAAAAATTAACAGTACTAAATGAAAAATAA
- a CDS encoding DHHA1 domain-containing protein, with amino-acid sequence MLRERLYYLDSYCKNFNTRVNKESLDSDGNFYAVLENTAFYPTGGGQPYDTGTLNGIQVLNVEEIDGEIRHTLAESLGTAAEVTGIIDWARRFDHMQQHAGQHILSAAFVELYGFLTISFHLGKESLTIDLDVEDVSLEQLQAVEKLANDIILENRMIETKWVTEDELEQYSLRKQLAVTGEIRLVIIPDFDYNGCGGTHPSSTGQVLGIKVMATEKHRGMVRVHFVCGGRILQQLHQKNYVVSETSKLLSAPEEGVIGATQRLLDANLALVKSLNEKEEQLLTFEVKDLLQTNNHGIVKAVYTGRTVQHLQKMARLLVTEAKDTVVLLVAENEDRLQFVAARGASAEKSMKLVSAAALPLIDGKGGGSDAFVQGGGQRSMAGTELLRIMEESLV; translated from the coding sequence ATGTTAAGAGAGCGCCTTTATTATTTGGATTCATATTGTAAAAATTTCAACACTCGCGTGAATAAAGAATCATTGGATTCCGATGGTAATTTTTATGCAGTGTTAGAGAATACTGCTTTTTACCCGACTGGTGGAGGTCAGCCGTATGACACGGGAACTTTGAATGGTATCCAGGTACTAAATGTTGAGGAGATTGATGGTGAAATTCGTCATACCTTGGCGGAAAGTCTCGGAACTGCGGCTGAAGTAACAGGTATTATTGATTGGGCACGTCGTTTTGATCATATGCAACAACATGCAGGTCAACATATTTTATCTGCCGCATTTGTCGAGCTATACGGATTTCTGACTATTAGCTTCCATCTGGGTAAAGAGTCTTTGACGATTGATTTGGACGTAGAGGATGTTTCTCTAGAACAGCTCCAAGCAGTTGAAAAGTTGGCCAATGATATTATCTTGGAAAACCGAATGATTGAAACAAAATGGGTGACCGAAGACGAGCTAGAACAATATTCTCTTCGCAAACAATTAGCTGTGACAGGTGAAATCCGTCTTGTTATTATTCCTGACTTTGACTATAACGGCTGCGGCGGGACCCACCCTAGTTCTACTGGACAGGTTCTCGGGATAAAGGTTATGGCAACTGAAAAACATCGCGGGATGGTTCGCGTACATTTTGTCTGCGGAGGGCGGATTTTACAACAATTGCATCAGAAAAACTATGTAGTATCGGAAACATCTAAATTACTTAGCGCGCCTGAAGAAGGCGTTATTGGCGCGACCCAAAGATTGCTCGACGCAAATCTTGCACTCGTCAAGTCATTGAACGAGAAAGAAGAGCAATTGTTGACATTTGAAGTAAAAGATTTATTACAAACTAACAATCACGGAATCGTAAAGGCCGTGTATACTGGGCGAACCGTTCAGCATTTGCAGAAAATGGCTCGGTTGCTTGTGACGGAAGCCAAGGATACCGTCGTACTCCTAGTTGCCGAGAATGAAGATCGGTTACAATTTGTCGCCGCACGAGGAGCTTCGGCTGAAAAGAGTATGAAACTAGTCTCGGCTGCAGCACTTCCCCTCATTGACGGAAAAGGTGGCGGAAGCGATGCATTCGTACAAGGTGGAGGACAACGTAGTATGGCAGGGACTGAGTTGCTACGGATAATGGAGGAATCTTTAGTTTAA
- a CDS encoding EsaB/YukD family protein, producing MPNNTHINVTVDFGNWGGPEYDLRIPVHQPIKQLLMNLVETLKLDPEQASLCAIKIPTKNLLLTDDDRLLDYQVTDGDILIVL from the coding sequence ATGCCAAACAATACGCATATTAATGTGACTGTTGATTTTGGCAATTGGGGCGGGCCGGAATACGATTTACGTATTCCGGTGCACCAACCAATCAAACAGTTGCTTATGAATTTAGTAGAAACACTGAAGCTTGATCCAGAACAAGCCTCGCTATGTGCCATTAAAATACCGACAAAAAACTTATTATTAACGGATGATGATCGGTTATTAGACTATCAAGTGACCGACGGCGATATATTAATCGTTTTATAA